The Synchiropus splendidus isolate RoL2022-P1 chromosome 5, RoL_Sspl_1.0, whole genome shotgun sequence DNA window TCGATGTCACCGGCTGCTTACCCAACGGTGTCTGACTTAAGtgatttaaaaacaccaaaCCCAGACCGGAGTACAGTCACCTTGAACGTGGGTTTCACTTGCCTGCCGAAGAATGACAGCTACTGTGCAGAACATTGGCTTTCTTTCACAGAAGAATCCCCAAGTCACATGTCAATGCTACCCATGCACGCTGCACGTTTGCACCCTGCAAGCTTCCTCTGCAGTTCAGCCCCAAATAAAGATCTGTAGCCAAACAGGATGAAGCAGTTCTGCCGGTACTCCAGACAAGGGGACGCGGATTCCTCTGCCTAGGTACGTTTCTGTGTGAGGATGGCATTCCTCACACGCCAGACTAAGTGTTATCATGCTCCACGTCTCATCATCACATCCATAACATTCAGCCAACTCCGCCACAGCTCCAGGATGTTTGACTGGCTTTGAATATACCAGCACAGGACAAACTGAGGTTAAACAAATGTATGACTGCCGATGTGAAACAAGCCAACCAGAGGATGCAAATGCATGAGCCATCTCACGCGAATCGTTTGTAGTCTGGGCGTCTCCCGCGGCAGCAGAGTCCAGGGGGGGACTTAAAAGACAAACTGCTGACCAGACCGCAGTGGGGGGGGGGAGCGGAACTGCGTTCAAATTAGGAGATTTTTTTAGAATGAGGACAGGCCTGCAGGACATTTAGACATAAGAAGAGCCTTTGATGATTAACTACTGTCGTGACACGGCCTGAACGATATATTATCATGTCTATATTGCAATATGAAAAATCGAGACTACATATGATATTAATATCTCTTAAACAACGCTATCAAATCCTTCACGCTCATACAGCAATGTAAGGCTGAAGCGGTCACGAACGTCACGATCGGACACTAAAGAGATGTTCTGAGTTCACATGGATAATACCACAACTTCGACAGTATATAAATTCACATCTGAATGCGGTTCACGCCTCTTTATATTCTATATTTTCACAAAGCCCAGTGAAATCATCTTTTTATTGACATTCTCCGATGATCTCACCTTGTTCACTGGCACTGCCTCGGTGCAGTCGTGTTGTCTAATTGCTCTTGGGGGAAATGAATGGCCCACCTCTGGCAACGGTCCAGCGTCACGCTGGCCGCGCTTGTTTGCCAATATTGAAAGGTTTTCATCACTGACATGTCTTCAGTGGAGTCTGCTCAAACTCGAACTTCCGGGGCTGTGTGCAAACAACGACTGCATCCGTGTTCACCTGTTTGCTTAATCATAAACCACCTTTTTATCAAATAGTGCTGGTTCAAAGTCCATATGCCGTCAACCTTGAGAGAAACAGTTTATTTCCTGCTTCTCTTAAGACAATTGCGTCCACCACTGTTTCACAAGGTATACAAAATTACAGCTAATGTCTTTCTGTCATTTCCCAGTGTGGGATTCATGAAATCATCTGTCCATCTACATGTGACTGAAGACAGAAAAGTGTTACAGCATGCAGACTCTGAGAATATTGGACTCATTGTCCATACTTAATGCCTTAATGCCTTGTCCTAAAACACGCTTTAGTTAAAAGCATGTGGTTAAAGACATAGATTATTATATCGCTCGATTATTTCTAACTTAACGTCTGGAGGCACCCTAGTCAAATGATGACCGTCTTTGAAAACTGAAGCCTCGTCCACAGAAAATCCGTGGAGTTGAGTCACTGGATCAGAGGCTTCACCAAACCCGTCTCCCAGAGAATCTGTTAGCACAGCAAGCAACcgtttttaaaatgatgatgcCATACCtccatctctttctttctccctGAAGTtgtcacttcacaacaatatTGGAGAGAAGCACATTATCAACCAGGAAGCcagtcaaaaacacaagcaGAGCTGCCATATCTGTTTATCACATCTCCAAGAGACTttgggcttgtttttctgttaaGTTGCTTGAGAATTTTAGTTTTCTCCCCCGATTCACTTTTCTTGAGAAATCAAGGGAGGGCAAAGACGGACACGATGAGCAGTGAAAGGTCGGGCAAGTACGTTGAAAAATACAACTAGTACTGAAGACTGGATGCATCCAAAGAGAAGAAGGTGGCGCATGGTGACTGAACACATATTGTGTTCTTCAGCACTTGTTTGAATCTGGGGGTTATTTTGAGTTAGTTTCCAAAAAGCTGGAGACAAGGCAATACTGAACACAAGGGAGCAGTAGGGAGCAAATGATTATAATCTCAGAGATGAATCGAACAAATACAGGACTCTGAAATGAGAAATTTTACAGCTCGCTCCcaggagcgtatttatggcagCATGAAGCAGGTTACACCACCTTTGTCGTGACAACACGAGAAACAGGCCTGCCATATATAACGCATTGTCATTTTCAGATGATTCGTCTGGATGCTCAAAACTGCTCCATTTTCTGGGGCACTTTTCTTTGAaaccagcaggaaaaaaaagattggttTCTGATAGATCTGTGACATAACCGCCATGACACTACGAGTACATGCCCCCAGGAACGAGCTGGAGTCATGTGTCAGCATTGATGCAAGCACGCTAGATGGTTTTGAGAGGGGCTTGTAATTCAGCACGACGTCAGTATTGTTTCCTAAATATTGTCTGTTACTCGCTGAGCCAGTTCAACAGGTTTGTGAACAGAGAACACCATTTTTCCACCTTGCGGAACTGATTTGAAATGGCAGAAGGACGGCAACATTAACTACAGTGTGGTGAATGTAGAATTGGTGCAACCAGAGATCACCGCCTGCAGCTTGATGATCAGAACATAGGCTCCGCGTGACACCAGTGTCTGCCATCATATCCTGTTTGAGCATTGATGAACACAGGGCGGGTTCAGTTAGGCTTAGacgataataataacagtaataatgatGATGCTTTAGTCATATTGAAATTTGCATGACAATGTTCACGAAGTGCTTCACAGGCAAAGCAGCCAAGAATGTTGGAACTTGCTCGACAACAATGTGTACAGCTGAACACGCAGTGAATCAAAGTTTGAAGACATAAATGCAGGCCTGTTTTTAGCACTTTAAAGGTGGCAGCACTGTatgtgtttcagtttcagattCCCTTTGGCCACGTGGGGGAGccctgacagaaaaggctctgtcacctCTAGATTGTAGTCCAGACCTGGGGACAACTATCACAGAGCCACCTGAGGATAtgagggtcctggctggctGGTAGTTCCAGATTTAtctgttatatttattttgagaccttttttttttttttttacaggcaGCTAGTCCAGTTCCCATTTGATTCATAGTTTTAATGAACAGATTCTAGCAAGAGGAGACGGTTAACACCAAATCCGGGTGGGGACAATGCTTTCATGGTGTGTTGCGCAGAAACAAATCCAAGTGTAAGACCAGGGAGTTGTGTAGGTGGATGACATCCACACAGGTCGCCATACCTTGTCGTCAGTGCACTTCCTGATCAGAAGCTCCCGGGCCTGAACCTTGGCTTCCAGGCTGCTGTACTCCCCATCTTTCTGGTCCAGCTGCTTCCGGTGCGTGTCCACCTGGACCATCAGCTCCGAGTTGCGCTTCTCCAGGCGACTCCGCGCCGCGTCCGTCCGCTTCACCTGCGCCTGGATCTCGGCCACTTCGTCCAGCAGCCGAGTGTGTTTGCTGCTCAGAGTCCAGCAGTTGAAGGACAGTATGACGATCACCGCCAGCAGGAAGATGAGGAGAAAGGACGGCACGCGGCCGCCGCGGCGGTTGGCACCGAATCCAACCATTTTAACGGGAATAAACGAGAAGAACAATCAAAGGAAGCGCGGGCTCAGTGGCGGGATCCAGGCATCCGTCTCCGTGACATGGCGAGGACCCGAGGCAGCGCGACACGAACAGCACACACCGAGCCTAAGTCATGAATGTCCCGGGGCTGACACATCTCGGCTTTTCACTCTTGTTCCTCCTTCCGCAAACTCGGCATTCCCACCGCACCCGGCCAATGTCTGTCCGAGGCACCACAGGAGGACGTGGCCTAGCGTCCAACACGCCACACGTGAGCTGCAACCCACAGCCCTTAAGCCTGGACCGCGAATACAGCACCGACTCCCGGGACACGAACCTAACACGCAGCCGTTTGTGCTCCGCTTCCTCCagacggcagcagcagcagcagctcgttGTTTCGCAGAGCAGACTCCATAATGACGCGGCTGAAGCTCAAGCTTCTCTCCTCGCTGGCGAGCAACCGTTTATACGACAAAGACGAATTCCCCACTCAGAACAGAGGCGGTTTCTTCGCAACACATTCAGCAGAAAAGGCTCGGAAGAACGTGTCCGCCGCCTTTCGTTTCAGTTTGCCGTTGATGCGGTGTCAACGCCGTGTTAAGCTAGCATTAGCAGCTGCGCACACGGAAGtgggcttcaaaataaaagtctacAATGGCGTTTAGTGTAAAAATCGCAGGGGCAGCCATCCAAACAAAGAGGCCTCCAGATCTTTAGGGGAATACTGTACCAAGAAGGAGGTCAACTACCAGACGTAATCGCACATGAAAGCCTTGTGACGAAGTgacatcaaagtggaatatttcactgAACATTGCTGGCGCCCCATGGGCCACAGTTGGCTCGAGGTGTCCGAAGTGTCTGAGTTTATATGGTCCTCATCTGAATTCTTGGTTGGCTATATACAACCCTGTTGTTGTGGTAATGCTTGACCCAGACAACCATATACACCCACAAGTATACAAGAGTCTTCAACACTAATGTTTGTTATTTGCTCCGTATTTCAGGTTAAACTCGGTACTGTCGGTACCCAGACCAGGCAGCTCTTGAACCAGTTCTCAGTTCTCAAGCGTCATCGTGGAACATTCACTGACCATTTTTGAATGGCTTCCACATGGAGGCGCTGTAGTCACGTCGCTGCGGCTGTCAGTTGTTAGCAGCGAGAAGGGGCCTAAAACCTTACCCGTTGATGCGCTTAGCCAGCGAGATCCCGAGACCTcaccgtgtttttttttttaaccctgtgGAGGTGTGTGGTCCGCAGTTAGATCTGACTTCGATCATCTTAAAAGTATAGCAACAAGAATAGCAACAGTGATCAACTCAGGATACGGTGAGACGTGCCAGGGAGGAATTCTCTTCGGCAGTGATGTTGGCTGTGCCGCAGGTGGTGGCCACATTGAATACTTGTAAGAAATAAAAGTTGAGTTTTCTGTAGTTTTCCTTATTACAATGTTAGTGCACAATAGAATTCTTGATAACCCTGCACGGTAATGTGTGGGAATTTTGTGTACATGGATAAATACTGGAAATATAAAGGCCTAATTTGAGCATTGAGCATTTGAGGCAACTGTGACTTTTAATTCCGACAGTGTAGGCCAGGTTTGGTCCAGCCACCctgtagaaaaaaacaaagagagaaacGTTTACGCTACTGTttttgtcacctcccacaactcACAACCTAAGGTTTTTCATGAGAgactcgacacacacacacacagcgactgAGTTGGGGCAAATCACATGTTATAAACTTGCATTTTATTGTAACACTGATAAGAACAGCAACACATGAGGTAAGTTGTCCTTTCATCAGCGGCAACATAAAAGAATCACCAGTCTTATCAGGTACAGTCGCACACAGGTAGCAAACAACGGCTATCAAATATCCCTCAGTTCAGTTGACatgaatacaaatatatttctcCTTATTCAAACTcagacaagaaagaaaaatatatcCACGGCACAATGTCTTCAGTTTCCCTTTACTCGCAGATCCCATATCACCAGTTTGTTTATGAAGAAACGTGGTATAAAAGATCCCCTGAGGGAGGAACATTCTGATGAGAAAGAAGCCACTAGAGACACTCGCAGGCTCAGAGTGAGTTTGCTACCATTTTGGCTGATGACTTGCATGGTCTCGCAGTTCGATAAGAGATATAGCTCAAGGCCAATTTTAGATTTCCACTCCCACCTTCGTGCTGCCGACTCGCAAGCTCACTTGTTCACTGTAGCTCCGCACAGTCTGACTGCAACACTGGCACTTTTGGGAGGCCGTCGCTGTTGTAAGTCCGGTGACACATGAGGTCAAAGAACGGTTTCTCTGCACTCGAAACCTTGCTCGGACAAGGGCGAGTCCAAGGGATGGGAACAGGCACTGGTTGTTTGAGAGAGGAGTTTGGGTCGGCGTGTGGAGGGAGAAGAACTCAAGGCACCACAGCTCTGCAGGTGAAGGTCCTCTTGGCCATGCTTCCTGGGACTTCCTGTGATGCGGTGAGTCATCACCTAGACAAGATAAAGATCATGAAATGAAAAGGTGAACTCTTGACTCCAACATGTAGAATGGGAAACTACACAACAGGTGGTTGCTGTCAGAGCACTTTCTGGTTACGCTTCAATGTTTGCAACTTCACGCAACAGAGTAAGCTAAAACTTGGGTTGAAACTCAATCAAACACAAACTTAAACTTTCATCTTCTGATAGCAAAGCTGATTACTACCGTCCGCGTGCACGAGAGCACAGTTACCTGGTCTATGACGTTGGCACTATAGATGGCCTCCTCCATGTGCTTCTCATCGGACTTGATGACACACTTGATATTGTTGACCACTTGTTGCACCTCGGGAGGTAACGCACAGCTCGAATGCTCCAGGAACTTGGCCACCAGAATTTTGGTGTCTTTGTACATTTTAAAGTCGGCCATGGAGTGCTGCTGCTCGTGCGCCACCAGCCCCTGCCCGGGTTTCGGCTTCAGGTTCAAGTCCACTTTCCTGCTCTCCTTCTGTTGCTGCTTCTTCCTGACTCCTACACGAACCGTTTTGTCTCCCACCGCTTCAGTGGAGTTGTCCGTCTGCTCTGTAGTtcaaacacaatgaaacagAGTGTCATCTTAGCAACGTTAATAGTGAGCAGTTATGGTTGTTGTGCCCATGGTGCGGAACCCTTTCCTCCTTCCACACAGTTGCAAGGATTTTCCATGGGAGAATTTCCTATTTAAAAGGCTAGCTAGAACATGACACCCAAGAACGACCTGTTTTGGGGTCAAACTTAACAGCTCATGCAACAACATTTCATGATTGAAATACATGGCAGCCCGTCTTGCTCAGTCTAAAAACAGTAAACATGATGAGGTTAAAATACACACATCCTGTTACAGTTCAATAAATGCTAATGGTGTTTGTTGGATTGGAAATAATTCATGGAGGAAGCCGAACTATCCTTCGCTCCGCGCCACGTCCACTGTACATGAGCGAGTATCATTTTCCTGTCAGTACCTTGCTCCGGTGATGTATGAGTCGATCCTTCAGTCGATGGGTTGTTGGCCGGAGTGCAGGCAATGATTTCTCCTTCAGAGAGAGACATGAAATAATGCAATCACAGGccaataaacaaacacaaaggcaAGAGTAGCTGTGACACCTTCACCGACAAAGAAGAGCAGTGGAGAGCAGATGCACTGCTTTTGTGCAATCAATTGAATTATGGAGACAAATTTGCTACGCTCCTCGTAttgggtgtttgtgtgttcccTCCCCATCCTTCTCTATAACAAACACACTATGTTTGGAATCCAAAAACAAGTAGATGTAGGTGGGAATAAGACTAGCTCATCCTGCCCTCAGCTAACAACCTCTGTGGCTCTTTTTCAACTCTTAACCTTATCAGCAACTCTGACACTGTCGTGCGCAGGAAAGTTTCACAGAGAAAGAAGGTTGAGTCAAGTGTGTGGCGCTTACTTCCTgtcgaggaggagcaggagatggGGTCGCTGGTGGACCGGACGATGCGTGCCAGTTTGCGGTACCTTTTGGCAGCTCTGAACCCCCGTGGCCGCTCTGAGGGCGAAGAGCCGCTGTTAGCTGAGGTGGACGGGGGctgtgaggaagaggacggTGACCAAACGCTGAAGCACAGCCTGGGGCCCCGCAGTCTGCTGGGAGGGGACGGGGATGGAGAGGGGACCATGGGGCTGATGGCTGAAGTTCCGCCAGAGGAGGCCACTGAGGTGGGAGAACAAGGCTGAGGCGGCGGAGCGATAGCCACGGGAAGCGTCAGCTTGCGGCTCATCATCCGAGCCTTGATCAGGGAGTGGGCTGACACTCTGGGAGGCTCATCCGGCTGGTGTTTGGCTGACGCCAGCTCATCGCAGAGAGGCATGGCAGGCCTGAGATCCtcacatgcatgtgtgttttcagCAGAGTCCTCGAGGTTGCTGAAGTTCTCCGAGGACCAGTCCGGAGACCTCTCCAGAGACTGGGTGTGAGAGGACTCGCTGTAGCCGGTGTCACTGGGCCGGGCGTCGCTGTTGCCGTGACGACAGCGCATCCGCGTGCAAAGCTCCAGACTGTTGCAGCTGCCATCGATGGGCGCAGTGCGCAGTGTGCCGTACGGAGAGGAGTCCGAACCCTGGACCTCCAGAGAGCACAGGTCCTCTGAGGAGCAAGTCTGGTCCTGATCGACGACTTCTGACACCATCAGGGAGGCGCTATCCACAGACGCTGTAGCAAACAACCCAGGATTTAGTAAAGCCTGAACAGTCAACTATGGATATGAATGTTCAGGACATAAACCTTGAGTGCTGAGTCCTGCAGTTGTGTTCCTGTCACCCAAACTGGATCCAGTAGCCTGCTGCTCATTGCTGGTGGTCACCTgcaaaaataacacattttgaCAGACTTCCACCACAGCATTAATATTCAAGCGCTGCAGCTCATTGCAGTTAACCATGTGAAAACTGAAATGACAACATCAAGCCACCAGGGGGCTCTAGAAGACCACCGCGATGTCTTGTGTTCCGACTGTAATCGTCTCTGTAACGTGTTGCATTCACGTCATGCTGCGAAGGGTCTTTACTTTGATCTGTGCTCCACTCACTGAAGTAAATAGCGCAATTACCATCGCTGATTCCAGTTTTTGCGCTACAAGATCAGAGAGGTGTTATCAGGGCTGAAGATGTTATCAGGCAGAAGATGGAGCCTCTGACTGACTGGCTGATGAGCTCACTCCTGTGAAGTCACTTAATGTCATATGCAGTATACGTTCACCACATGCATCTTAAACATGAGACAGtggatgaaaaataatataattcattttcaactggatcataaatgaataaatcagctACAAATACAGTCGTGGCCCAGCAACTCGAAACAACAGAGGCAATAATGAAGCATGGGAGAAATATTAGTGTAAAACTAGTGAGCAAATGTATCGGCTCTGACCTGACTGGCAGGCGTCTGACTGACCACCGACTCGTACGGAGGGGGGAGGTCAGTAGGATACAGAGTCCCTGGACTGTTGATGGGCACCCCGTAGATGGCACTGAAGGGGGAGTGGGGGAAGTCCAGATGAAGGCCTCTGTCAAGGCAAGAAAGCCATAACCGTTAAATGATGTTACATGAAGCTGCGAAGGCaagatgagaaataaatgtcTATGGCCAGGAACAGAAGTCCAGTATTTAACTAGTTACTAACATGTGGGATCCACAACACCAGCctgtctctgagcagagacagTGCCTGTGTCTCAATCTGTCCACCTGCTTGACTATCATTCGATCTCAAACACCCCTCCAGCCTCTCATCACCACAGACAGCCGCCATCTCTGTGAGTACTGAGATATTAGTTAAGACCTTCGAGAGCAGTAGTTTGCCTCTCTCACCTTTGCCCATCCATGGAAGGGGTGCACGTGTACTCTGGGGGGTAGTACGGCGGCGGAGGGATGGGGGGGATAAACTCATCAAAGTCCAGCGTTTGGTGGAGAATGGTCCCATGGGGGGTCATGCAGTCGGCATTTAGGGCTCGGGCTCTGTGTGGCAAGAACTGATCACATGATTCAATTGGTTAATGGATGTTATACAGCGCGGCGATTCAACAATCATGAGGTGGTAAATGGACTTATTGGTCCAAAGACTGGGTGTAAGCTTTCTAATCCTGTTGCTGGTACATATCCACATGAAATGG harbors:
- the fam189a1 gene encoding protein ENTREP2 isoform X3, translating into MLLSAVCVMLNLAGSILSCQNAKLVDSLEDCQLCGCVFSAPSPQLKFDSDGVCVCCELQQQSSSCNNLGETLKLNPLRDCNTIRLRLKELLFSVCALNVISTVVCALATAMCCMQMVSTDVLQMFLPHRARALNADCMTPHGTILHQTLDFDEFIPPIPPPPYYPPEYTCTPSMDGQRGLHLDFPHSPFSAIYGVPINSPGTLYPTDLPPPYESVVSQTPASQVTTSNEQQATGSSLGDRNTTAGLSTQASVDSASLMVSEVVDQDQTCSSEDLCSLEVQGSDSSPYGTLRTAPIDGSCNSLELCTRMRCRHGNSDARPSDTGYSESSHTQSLERSPDWSSENFSNLEDSAENTHACEDLRPAMPLCDELASAKHQPDEPPRVSAHSLIKARMMSRKLTLPVAIAPPPQPCSPTSVASSGGTSAISPMVPSPSPSPPSRLRGPRLCFSVWSPSSSSQPPSTSANSGSSPSERPRGFRAAKRYRKLARIVRSTSDPISCSSSTGREIIACTPANNPSTEGSTHTSPEQEQTDNSTEAVGDKTVRVGVRKKQQQKESRKVDLNLKPKPGQGLVAHEQQHSMADFKMYKDTKILVAKFLEHSSCALPPEVQQVVNNIKCVIKSDEKHMEEAIYSANVIDQVMTHRITGSPRKHGQEDLHLQSCGALSSSPSTRRPKLLSQTTSACSHPLDSPLSEQGFECRETVL
- the fam189a1 gene encoding protein ENTREP2 isoform X1, giving the protein MPVNALPPRGGGSSFGGPGSLSPASLSRSLSRLREFRTRTRIMLALGVSQMLLGSLILAVSFAALALTTSPRVRHSCPFWAGFSVLLSGLIGVVSWKRPLSLVITFFMLLSAVCVMLNLAGSILSCQNAKLVDSLEDCQLCGCVFSAPSPQLKFDSDGVCVCCELQQQSSSCNNLGETLKLNPLRDCNTIRLRLKELLFSVCALNVISTVVCALATAMCCMQMVSTDVLQMFLPHRARALNADCMTPHGTILHQTLDFDEFIPPIPPPPYYPPEYTCTPSMDGQRGLHLDFPHSPFSAIYGVPINSPGTLYPTDLPPPYESVVSQTPASQVTTSNEQQATGSSLGDRNTTAGLSTQASVDSASLMVSEVVDQDQTCSSEDLCSLEVQGSDSSPYGTLRTAPIDGSCNSLELCTRMRCRHGNSDARPSDTGYSESSHTQSLERSPDWSSENFSNLEDSAENTHACEDLRPAMPLCDELASAKHQPDEPPRVSAHSLIKARMMSRKLTLPVAIAPPPQPCSPTSVASSGGTSAISPMVPSPSPSPPSRLRGPRLCFSVWSPSSSSQPPSTSANSGSSPSERPRGFRAAKRYRKLARIVRSTSDPISCSSSTGREIIACTPANNPSTEGSTHTSPEQEQTDNSTEAVGDKTVRVGVRKKQQQKESRKVDLNLKPKPGQGLVAHEQQHSMADFKMYKDTKILVAKFLEHSSCALPPEVQQVVNNIKCVIKSDEKHMEEAIYSANVIDQVMTHRITGSPRKHGQEDLHLQSCGALSSSPSTRRPKLLSQTTSACSHPLDSPLSEQGFECRETVL
- the fam189a1 gene encoding protein ENTREP2 isoform X2, translated to MPVNALPPRGGGSSFGGPGSLSPASLSRSLSRLREFRTRTRIMLALGVSQMLLGSLILAVSFAALALTTSPRVRHSCPFWAGFSVLLSGLIGVVSWKRPLSLVITFFMLLSAVCVMLNLAGSILSCQNAKLVDSLEDCQLLKFDSDGVCVCCELQQQSSSCNNLGETLKLNPLRDCNTIRLRLKELLFSVCALNVISTVVCALATAMCCMQMVSTDVLQMFLPHRARALNADCMTPHGTILHQTLDFDEFIPPIPPPPYYPPEYTCTPSMDGQRGLHLDFPHSPFSAIYGVPINSPGTLYPTDLPPPYESVVSQTPASQVTTSNEQQATGSSLGDRNTTAGLSTQASVDSASLMVSEVVDQDQTCSSEDLCSLEVQGSDSSPYGTLRTAPIDGSCNSLELCTRMRCRHGNSDARPSDTGYSESSHTQSLERSPDWSSENFSNLEDSAENTHACEDLRPAMPLCDELASAKHQPDEPPRVSAHSLIKARMMSRKLTLPVAIAPPPQPCSPTSVASSGGTSAISPMVPSPSPSPPSRLRGPRLCFSVWSPSSSSQPPSTSANSGSSPSERPRGFRAAKRYRKLARIVRSTSDPISCSSSTGREIIACTPANNPSTEGSTHTSPEQEQTDNSTEAVGDKTVRVGVRKKQQQKESRKVDLNLKPKPGQGLVAHEQQHSMADFKMYKDTKILVAKFLEHSSCALPPEVQQVVNNIKCVIKSDEKHMEEAIYSANVIDQVMTHRITGSPRKHGQEDLHLQSCGALSSSPSTRRPKLLSQTTSACSHPLDSPLSEQGFECRETVL